In Populus trichocarpa isolate Nisqually-1 chromosome 12, P.trichocarpa_v4.1, whole genome shotgun sequence, a genomic segment contains:
- the LOC7484437 gene encoding protein MHF2 homolog isoform X1, giving the protein MEEVTFDPGLIQAIFKHIWTRRALEREKNEGNDGTDCEQVGTGTLKKTRTTSANSNALKLSCELLRIFITEAVQRSAMIAEAEGAGKIEGTHLERILPQLLLDF; this is encoded by the exons ATGGAGGAAGTCACTTTCGATCCA GGTTTGATTCAAGCTATTTTCAAGCACATCTGGACCCGGAGAGCCCTAG AGCGCGAGAAAAACGAAGGCAATGACGGTACGGACTGCGAG caGGTTGGAACTGGAACATTGAAGAAGACTCGAACCACTTCTG CTAATTCCAATGCCCTAAAACTGAGTTGCGAACTTCTCCGAATTTTTATTACAG AGGCAGTGCAGCGTTCTGCTATGATTGCTGAAGCAGAGGGAGCTGGTAAGATTGAAGGGACTCACTTGGAGAGGATTCTTCCTCAGTTGCTTCTGGATTTTTAA
- the LOC127904126 gene encoding uncharacterized protein LOC127904126, protein MANIIHKLISKTTPTTPSLRIITSTLKTPQLSDPNYLTATTTSLLPSTTKSDFSNNPIPLLNPIPTQDVKPLQFYYPSFPFGFCLNPISATGFGQVKAMEEDVDDSRTLWADSVKKKRKKKMNKHKYQKLRKRLGRKSS, encoded by the coding sequence atggccaaCATAATCCACAAACTAATCTCAAAAACAACCCCAACAACACCTTCTTTAAGAATCATAACCTCAACCCTCAAAACTCCACAACTCTCTGACCCCAACTACCTAACAGCAACAACAACCTCGCTCCTTCCCAGCACAACAAAATCAGATTTCTCAAACAACCCAATTCCTCTCTTAAACCCTATACCCACACAGGATGTTAAACCCTTGCAGTTTTATTACCCGAGTTTCCCTTTTGGGTTTTGCTTAAATCCTATTTCCGCAACTGGTTTTGGTCAAGTGAAGGCTATGGAGGAGGATGTTGATGATTCAAGGACTTTGTGGGCTGATagtgtgaagaagaagaggaagaagaagatgaacaagcATAAGTACCAGAAGCTTAGGAAGCGTCTCGGGAGAAAGTCTTCTTAG
- the LOC18103796 gene encoding protein SIEVE ELEMENT OCCLUSION B yields the protein MASNSMQITPAMNQVIPNELWVSLESNGSTMMKAVRASHAPDGRKVDVKPMLRIIDNILLRAAPAIVEGTYEDKGLLEEEIFSRSDVDAKLKTLASIIKKVSSELFSHNNLILSGTFKANSNVNQTIIPYGMDCKCTCSGGRDVHATIMMLLDTLSSYSWDAKVVLTVAAFIVNYGHEFLLFTSSEAKNSALAQSLAFLKQLRDITDHAKFSKAKIDAITKLIKGIMAVTKYIVELHNLPPESIATDEAPMSNAMAYIPKAAYWTMLSVVICASYIASLSGSEETTELLDLSRLASEGSKMLVILKSYKTIYKEYEDEKCKTAYWDLVKTFSSTHSDNMTVLKTLLLAKDGKQHLVGHTSKRIHIEELREKHVFLLASGLDISKEEIDILGKLYQEAKSKGEVQYEVVWIPVVEKTISWDQEKQQKFEQILAMMPWYAMPEPSKIKAEVIKYIKNEWRFENKMILMPLDRQGKVGSLNALDMLLVRGNKAFSSIYNEKEESIWEAQQTWTLELLLGGIDNNFSLVLDWTKQGTIVCLYGGEDIEWIREFTKATKDAVKNISSGTSFELVYVGKNNAIKEVENIIKTIDDENLSRYWNDLSSIWFFWTRLESMLYLKMQQCKNLKNDRIMQEVTTLLSYDDSDRGWALFCKGSEMALAQGDVALKSMKEFSTERKDADLFQAVSNYIKKSQKIQRCSRIILSGDRQEIPSKKLSSDGCECSMEKCFVYRCCADK from the exons ATGGCCTCAAACAGCATGCAGATCACTCCTGCAATGAACCAAGTGATTCCTAATGAACTTTGGGTCTCCTTGGAATCTAATGGTAGCACAATGATGAAGGCCGTCAGGGCAAGCCATGCTCCTGATGGTCGCAAAGTTGATGTCAAGCCGATGCTCCGTATCATCGACAACATTTTGCTTAGGGCTGCTCCTGCCATCGTAGAG GGTACATATGAAGATAAAGGTCTTCTGGAGGAGGAAATATTCAGTCGGTCTGATGTGGATGCCAAGCTTAAAACTCTTGcttctattattaaaaaagtctCCTCTGAG CTCTTTTCCCACAACAACTTGATCCTCTCAGGAACATTCAAGGCGAACAGCAATGTCAATCAGACCATTATTCCCTATGGA ATGGATTGCAAGTGTACGTGCTCGGGTGGCAGAGATGTGCATGCAACGATTATGATGTTACTCGACACCCTCTCAAGCTATTCGTGGGATGCCAAAGTAGTGCTAACTGTAGCTGCTTTTATAGTGAACTACGGTCACGAATTCCTTCTATTCACATCATCTGAAGCTAAAAATTCAGCACTTGCTCAGTCTTTAGCATTCCTTAAGCAACTTCGAGACATTACTGACCATGCTAAGTTCTCAAAAGCTAAAATCGATGCAATTACTAAACTTATCAAGGGCATCATGGCTGTAACCAAGTACATTGTCGAATTGCATAATCTACCCCCTGAGTCCATTGCAACTGACGAGGCACCAATGTCAAATGCCATGGCTTACATCCCCAAAGCTGCCTACTGGACAATGCTTAGTGTTGTGATCTGTGCCTCGTATATTGCTAGTCTCAGCGG GTCTGAGGAAACCACGGAATTATTAGATCTCTCAAGACTGGCTAGTGAAGGCAGCAAAATGCTGGTGATCCTGAAGAGCTACAAAACTATTTACAAGGAGTACGAAG ATGAGAAATGTAAAACAGCTTACTGGGATCTCGTCAAAACTTTCTCCTCAACTCACTCGGACAACATGACGGTTCTCAAAACCTTGCTTTTAGCCAAGGATGGCAAGCAACACCTCGTGGGTCACACCAGTAAG AGAATTCACATTGAGGAATTAAGGGAAAAGCATGTGTTCCTGCTCGCATCTGGCCTTGATATCTCAAAAGAAGAGATTGATATCCTTGGTAAGTTGTACCAAGAGGCTAAATCCAAGGGAGAGGTTCAATATGAAGTAGTGTGGATCCCAGTTGTGGAAAAGACAATCTCTTGGGACCAAGAGAAACAGCAAAAATTTGAGCAGATACTAGCCATGATGCCCTGGTACGCTATGCCTGAACCTTCAAAGATCAAAGCAGAGGTCATCAAGTACATAAAAAATGAGTGGCGTTTCGAGAACAAGATGATTTTGATGCCGCTAGATAGACAAGGAAAGGTGGGGTCCTTGAATGCCCTTGACATGCTTCTGGTACGGGGAAACAAGGCTTTCTCTTCCATCTATAATGAAAAAGAGGAATCAATATGGGAGGCTCAACAGACTTGGACGCTTGAGCTACTTCTAGGCGGCATTGATAACAATTTCTCCCTCGTACTTGACTGG ACGAAACAAGGTACGATCGTGTGCTTGTATGGAGGAGAAGATATTGAGTGGATCAGGGAGTTCACGAAAGCAACAAAAGATGCTGTAAAGAACATCAGTTCTGGCACCAGCTTTGAGTTAGTCTATGTGGGCAAGAACAATGCAATCAAGGAAGtggaaaatatcatcaaaaccATTGACGATGAGAATCTTAGTCGCTATTGGAACGACTTATCTTCCATTTGGTTCTTTTGGACCCGATTGGAGAGCATGCTCTACTTGAAAATGCAACAATGCAAGAACTTAAAAAATGACCGTATAATGCAAGAGGTCACAACTTTGCTCAGCTATGATGACAGTGACAGAGGATGGGCTCTCTTTTGTAAAGGTTCTGAAATGGCCTTGGCACAGGGAGATGTAGCTCTGAAGAGCATGAAAGAGTTCAGTACTGAGAGGAAAGATGCTGATCTTTTCCAGGCAGTAAGCAATTACATCAAAAAATCACAGAAGATACAACGTTGCAGCCGCATTATCCTCTCAGGGGACAGGCAGGAAATCCCAAGCAAGAAGCTAAGTTCGGACGGATGTGAGTGTTCCATGGAGAAGTGCTTCGTGTATCGTTGCTGCGCGGATAAATAG
- the LOC7484437 gene encoding protein MHF2 homolog isoform X2 translates to MEEVTFDPGLIQAIFKHIWTRRALEREKNEGNDGTDCEVGTGTLKKTRTTSANSNALKLSCELLRIFITEAVQRSAMIAEAEGAGKIEGTHLERILPQLLLDF, encoded by the exons ATGGAGGAAGTCACTTTCGATCCA GGTTTGATTCAAGCTATTTTCAAGCACATCTGGACCCGGAGAGCCCTAG AGCGCGAGAAAAACGAAGGCAATGACGGTACGGACTGCGAG GTTGGAACTGGAACATTGAAGAAGACTCGAACCACTTCTG CTAATTCCAATGCCCTAAAACTGAGTTGCGAACTTCTCCGAATTTTTATTACAG AGGCAGTGCAGCGTTCTGCTATGATTGCTGAAGCAGAGGGAGCTGGTAAGATTGAAGGGACTCACTTGGAGAGGATTCTTCCTCAGTTGCTTCTGGATTTTTAA
- the LOC7458077 gene encoding leucine-rich repeat receptor-like serine/threonine/tyrosine-protein kinase SOBIR1, translating to MAVLHHKHHLSIFVLLSVLLLADARLNLDHSDLKAFSTIQKDLGISSQRSSSSTPCNTPGVFCERRLSPNSTFVLKITRLVFKSQRLAGFLSPAIGRLSELKELSLTNNQLVDQVPAQIVKCKKLEILELANNQFSGEIPSELSSLVRLRVLDLSSNEFSGNLSFLKHFPNLESLSLANNLFTGKVPKSIRSFRNLQFFDFSGNSFLEGPVPVIGKGESSRPQYPKRYILKENTTSTGSKNKSSGLAPAPAPSSSAPAPSAPHKHKNSKRKLAGWLLGFLAGSVAGSLSGFVFSLLFKIVLAAVKGGGRDVGPAIFSPLIKKAEDLAFLEKDEGLANLEIIGRGGCGEVFKAELPGSNGKMIAVKKIIQPPKDAAELSEEDSKVLNKKMRQIQSEINTVGHIRHRNLLPLLAHVSRPDCHYLVYEFMKNGSLQDVLNQVTEGKRELDWLARHKIAVGVASGLEYLHLSHSPQIIHRDLKPANVLLDDDMEARIADFGLAKAMPDAKTHITTSNVAGTVGYIAPEYHQTLKFTEKCDIYSFGVVLGVLVMGKLPSDAFFQSTRELSLVKWMRNIMISENPSQAIDPKLIGHGLEEQMLLVLKIACFCTIDDPKQRPSSKDVRCMLSQIKH from the coding sequence ATGGCCGTCCTTCACCACAAACACCACCTCTCCATCTTCGTTCTCCTATCTGTCCTCCTCCTCGCTGATGCAAGATTGAACCTTGACCATTCGGACCTCAAAGCCTTCTCAACCATCCAAAAAGACTTGGGCATCAGCAGTCAACGAAGCTCCTCCTCTACACCATGCAACACCCCTGGGGTGTTTTGTGAGAGGAGGCTCTCTCCCAACAGCACCTTTGTGCTCAAAATCACAAGACTCGTCTTCAAGTCTCAACGGCTCGCAGGGTTCTTGTCTCCGGCAATTGGACGGCTGTCTGAGCTCAAGGAACTTTCACTAACCAACAACCAGCTCGTTGACCAGGTCCCTGCCCAAATAGTCAAGTGCAAGAAACTAGAGATTCTTGAGCTTGCAAACAACCAGTTTTCCGGTGAAATTCCCTCTGAATTATCATCACTTGTCCGTCTTCGAGTTCTTGATCTCTCGAGCAATGAATTTTCTGGGAATTTGAGTTTCTTAAAGCACTTCCCCAACCTGGAAAGTCTTTCTCTTGCAAATAATCTCTTCACTGGAAAGGTTCCAAAGTCTATACGTTCATTTCGCAATCTCCAATTCTTCGACTTCTCAGGAAACAGTTTTCTTGAAGGACCTGTGCCAGTGATTGGCAAAGGTGAATCCTCAAGGCCCCAATACCCAAAACGTTACATATTGAAGGAGAATACAACAAGTACAGGATCAAAGAATAAGTCTTCTGGACTTGCTCCAGCTCCTGCACCATCATCATCAGCACCAGCACCATCAGCACCACACAAGCACAAGAATAGCAAAAGAAAGCTTGCCGGGTGGCTCCTTGGATTTCTTGCTGGCTCAGTAGCTGGGAGTTTATCTGGGTTCGTGTTCTCATTATTGTTTAAGATTGTATTGGCAGCAGTAAAAGGTGGAGGGAGAGATGTAGGCCCTGCAATCTTCAGTCCATTGATCAAGAAAGCAGAGGATTTAGCTTTCTTGGAAAAAGATGAGGGGCTTGCAAACTTAGAAATCATCGGGAGAGGTGGATGTGGAGAAGTATTCAAAGCTGAATTGCCTGGAAGTAATGGAAAAATGATTGCTGTAAAGAAGATAATTCAACCTCCAAAAGATGCTGCCGAGTTATCTGAAGAAGATAGCAAGgttttaaacaagaaaatgagaCAAATTCAATCAGAGATCAATACCGTCGGCCACATTCGGCATCGAaaccttcttcctcttctaGCTCACGTGTCTCGTCCTGATTGTCATTATCTTGTCTACGAATTCATGAAAAATGGTAGTCTACAAGATGTGTTGAACCAAGTTACTGAAGGGAAAAGAGAATTGGACTGGTTAGCTCGCCACAAAATTGCAGTAGGAGTGGCATCTGGGCTTGAGTACCTTCACTTGAGTCATAGTCCACAGATTATCCATAGAGATCTCAAGCCCGCAAATGTACTTCTTGACGACGACATGGAAGCTAGAATTGCCGATTTTGGACTCGCTAAAGCAATGCCGGATGCTAAAACACACATCACAACTTCTAATGTTGCTGGAACAGTGGGATACATAGCACCAGAGTATCACCAAACACTCAAATTCACAGAAAAGTGTGACATTTACAGTTTTGGTGTGGTACTTGGGGTGTTGGTGATGGGAAAGCTTCCATCTGATGCGTTCTTTCAAAGTACTCGTGAATTAAGTTTAGTTAAGTGGATGAGAAATATTATGATATCAGAGAATCCAAGTCAAGCTATTGATCCAAAGCTGATAGGCCATGGGCTAGAGGAGCAAATGCTGCTAGTTCTTAAAATTGCTTGCTTCTGCACTATCGATGACCCAAAACAGAGGCCTAGCAGTAAGGATGTTCGGTGCATGCTGTCACAAATCAAACACTAG